GCTCTCTGTCGCCCCCCTGTGTCAGTATCCAAGAAACACGGCAAGCTGATGGGCTTCCTGCGCACCTTTATGAAGTCCAGACCCACCAAACAAAAGCTGAAACAGAGGGGTATCCTGAAAGAACGAGTTTTCGGCTGCGACCTCGGCGAGCATCTCCTCAACTCTGGCCAAGATGGTACAAAAAACTGAAATTGAATCACTGTTCTGGTTCACTCACTAAAAACTGTTGAAGCGACATTACTgaaattaaatacttttttttgtgTCAAAGTCCCACAGGTCCTGAAAAGCTGTTCAGAGTTTATAGAGAAGCATGGTGTGGTGGACGGGATTTACAGACATTCTGGAGTTTCCTCCAATATACAGAAACTCAGGTTTGTATGTTaccattcaaatattttttagtttTCAGCTGTTATCTTTCTATCCATTACTGTGATCTGTTCTCCATTTCGTCCTGATCAGGCACGAGTTTGACAGTGAAAATGTTCCAGATCTGACGAAAGACGTATACATCCAGGACATTCACTGCGTTGGCTCCTTGTGCAAACTTTACTTCAGAGAGCTGCCCAATCCGCTCCTCACGTATCAACTCTATGACAAGTTTGCTGTAAGTGATTCAAGACTAGATTGGATAAGCTGTTCAACAGCAATAATACAAAAGCATTTTCTGAGCGGAATAACCTTTGTTGCATATCCTTAAGCAATGCTTCTCAGTTCCTGTAGGTTTTTGAAGTAAACACTGAATCGTATGTCTTTGCATGTGCAGGAATGTATGGGAGAGATGACAGATGAGGAGAGAATGGTCAAAGTACATGATGTTATTCAGCAACTTCCTCCTCCTCATTACCGGTAACCCACAAGTGGGATCATTTTTTGCCTTTTTGATAATATTaggatataaatatttgacagaGGAGCCAAATAGTTATTAAGTTAATTCTTTAGGATGTTTTTGCTAGTGAAGTTTATATCAGAAGCTATTAAAACTTAATTCTCTCATACCTGCAAGGAGAGattgtgtaatttttttaatggcaCGCTGTTTGATGATTTTAATAATGGTGAGATGTTTGTCGCTGAATCAGAACGTTGGAGTACCTCATCAAACATCTGGCACGTTTAGCCACCTGCAGTGTGGAGACCAACATGCACATAAAAAATCTGGCCATCGTCTGGGCCCCTAACCTGCTCAGGTAATATGAGTTTTCACACTACCAACATATTGGTTATGATATCAGTATCAGTTGATATTATTGGTTTATCAAATGCACATACATGAAACATGGGCCAAATGTATTTAAGTTGCATAGAGACTTGGTTTAAATCATCCATCTGCTCTCATTCTGTTTAAGGTCCAAAGAAATCGAATCAGCGGGGTTGACCGGTGCTGACCCATTTAAAGAAGTGCGGATCCAGTCGGTGGTCGTGGAGTTTCTGCTCGGCAATGTGGAAGTTCTCTTCAGCGACTCTTTTACATCCGTCGGTCGTTTTAATGCAGGTATGTTGATCTAAAACATTGAACAAAAATTTGTTACACTTTGTTAAGCCCCGTGTCTGTAAACCTAGTGAGCTCACTACATAAGGAGTATTTTAAGGTGTCATAGTATTGTATGtgataatgcatattaagaCACCGCACCAAATGTTTTCTTCAGGAATAAAGCAGTCGGGAATTCTAGATAAATCCTGCTTCtggtgtactgtatatatatttacttttggAGTTTGGTGTCCATCGAATGCTCACTTAAAAATCTAGCTGGAAGTAATATTTGACCTGTGTACTTTTTGCCTACAGTTTTTCGATTACTGTGAATTCAAGCGTacttattttattgtattgaTTTCGGACACAGCAAAAGCAAGCAAACAAAATAATGAAGATCAGTATGGATTTAATTCTTTCAGTGCCAAATGGTAAAACAATGTATAAATGATTTTGTGTTCGCTTTTGAAATCATCTGCACTTTTTGTAACATGCACTATTTTtaggtttaaagggatagttcggccaaaaatgatattaaacccatgatttactcacccccaagctgtcagagttgcatatgtccatcgtttttcagacaaacacattttcggatattttagaaaatgttttagatctttcagttgattaaatgtaatgttacgcgGTCCacaaaaagtgcgtccatccttcacaaattaaatccaaacggctccaggatgataaacaaaggtcttctgagggtaatccgtgcggtgttgttgtagaaatatccatatttaaaactttattaacgaaaataaatacgttccggtagcgccgccatcttagtcgcgtccgcattcaggatgagagcttacgcagcctacggaggtttctctgctgctgctctgttcccccgccctccgaatttgtcatacatcactaagaaaagtgcgtacactacgctaatactctctcctgaatgcggacgcgactaagatggcgccgctaccggaaggtatttattttcgttaataaagttttaaatatggatatttctacaacacaccgcgcggattaccctcagaagacctttgtttatcatcctggagacGTTTGGACTTAAtgtgtgaaggatggacgcactttttttggacttgaaggtcgtggacaccgtaacattacatttaatcaactgaaagatctaaaacattttataaaatatccgaaaatgtgtttgtctgaaaaacgatggacatatgcaactcggatagcttgggggtgagtaaatcatgggtttaatatcatttttggccgaactatccctttaagtagagCCCCACATCTCATTTTTGCCATTTCTTTTAAAGTAAGATGCAGATGGCTCACTAGGTTGAATCAGAGGATGATACAGTTGCACTAGAAAGTCTTCATTTAGttaatttgtttttatcaaagtttacaatgaatgtgtgtgtttatttgtgaCTTCAGCAGTCTTTGGATTTAAGGTGGCTTGTGATGCACCTCTACGTTCTTTTCCCTGTGATGAGCTTGTCTGGTTTTCATAATGAACAAGAGTTTCTGGAGATACTGTGTAAATGATGCCATGCAACTCTTAATCCACAGTTGTCATCTTTCCTCATTACCTGTTTCATGCCCACATTGTTGTTACGCATGTTCAAATTCTATTCTCATTTCAATTATAATATATTCAACACCAAGCCAATAATGCACATGAAACATAATGCACAGACTCGCGTTATCACCTGCAAAATTGCGGGTTCGATCCCCAATGCATCCTTGGCACGGTCTTTATCAGAATGTAAGTCACAAATAAAGCATCTGACGATTACTTAAAGGTTTTACGGGCATTGCATCACACCACAAAACATATATTTGCATTGGCCTGACACGCCCGTAAGTGAAGCTTACTGAGCACAAACTGTATGTTTCCATAGCAACAGGTGGGGCGGAGCACAAGATCTCACGCAAGCCCCGAACACGCCTGGTTAGCCTTCAGGAGGCGAGGGGGGAGTCCTGTTTGACTGTCCCCTCATCTCTAGAGCCCGACCTACGACGCTTCTCCGTGATATGAGACCCAGACTGAACTTCAGTCTCACATGTGGACATTTATATCACAATCCTGTCATTTCTGCAGGGAAAAGCTTTATGTCATGTgttaaaattagggatgcaccgataagatttttttgggccgataccgatttaaacaggcAACTTCTGGctgataccgatgccgataccgatattaaacacttgtatacaatactatacagttggtctattagctagtttatttctgcatcaaattatttttactgaacatggattggatctacttaacattcaactgaccaacataataagagaggcacaaactaagctaaaacaaatataataagacagcctgacaaccttcaaaggtgttttttgctattcagcatttattttattaacaacattaactcatttttacatataatggatttctttatgcagttaattaataaacaatcggtatcggcctttctcgtgctattgccaatatgccgatggtttcaaattcatcaaaaatcggccgataaatatcggtggccgatacatcggtgcatcacttgTTCAAATGCTTTTTGAAATGTATTGGTTTTGAAATCTGCTTGGTTGGTTATACCTAGCAGTCCAGCTGATCGGCAAATAGATCAGCTTAAACCAGGTACTGTACTAGAAACCATGTACTTTCCAGCCGGGATGCAATTGATACCATAATgcttattttatatattttatacttttgcatttttttatattcatcCTGTCTGTTTATGCCATAATGGcccagtttcacagacaaggcttagctaaagccaggccAAGGACATTTATGCATCTTTATAAATATACCATTACTGGTGtttatcttgagacaaatcaatggcactgacatattttaagatctgtcggTGTAAGTTGTTTTCGtttgagacagctcaaacatgtgttttagtccAGGACTAGCCTTCAGCCTAGTCTGTGAAACCATAGGTAAGTCCATTGCTGGATTTTTTTATTCAGATTTTGTATGCAAGCTGTAAACAAATGTTTGAATTGTAAAGATCTTTTGTAGCACAAAACTGGTTATAAGGCAATAAATCTCTCTGTTGACACACTgctttattcatatttttatccatatacatttaaatatcatTCATATGATTGCATTCAGTTGGTAAGATGAATTTAGAGATAATATCCACGCTTTAGataatctgtgtgtttgtgttaaacTGTATTTACTAAGTAGTGTGTTCAATACCAGACACTGTCACCAGGTAAAGTGTAATTTAGTCATTTTTCTGTGTGTCGGCTTAAGTTTTTGTATTAATCAAAGGCATCGTGTAAGAATTAACACCAAATTCAGCAAACAGCTTATACATgtcaaagggatagttcaccaaaaaatgaaagtgTTGTTATCATTCATTCatcctcaagttgttacaaacctatatgAGTTTTTGTCCTCTGTCGAACACaatagaagatattttgatgtgAAGTGATGAAatcacagttgatggtacccattgacttccatagtaggaaatacAAATAGGTATCGTCACGTTGTAATGTATGTAAGGGATGTAACGTTTCATccgtgtgtcccattaaaaatgcctgtctgaaatcaattctgaatcgcaaggctgcgattctttgtttcatgcacagcttgtgtgtatactacggcatttggtcagtaggaagtccttatcaatctaaaatcatgactaatttgaagaacagtgatataaaattcctgtagacatttcctggaatagctttcgtaatgctacttcttctgtggcacaaagggagtttcagCACGGGAGCGCCCCCTGGCATTCGGATGTGCCTGGATTTCACCATAAtgcattcaaattcattcattgagaaaacgcacatttgcacggtaaataaataatgacagaattttcatttttgggtgaactatccctttaagcatatTTCAGTCTTTATCCCCAGAAATATTTTTGCAGGCTATGTGTTTGATTTGTCTACTTGTCTTTTGTGCTGACAAAGGCGTGAATTATACTCTGTTTGTATGCGAGAGTTGACACAGACTCTGTTTTGCATATCAATGCTGTCAGAGCGCAAGCAATGAAGACTAAAAACTGAATATGATGTGTTTGCATTCTCGTATACAGTAGAGTATGTTTCTGACTTTATTTACTCTCCGTCTGTTGGCCAGCAAACCCCTGCGTTAATTTTACAATGCTTACTTGCAGTAAAGCTGGACAGACTGGTCAGGCTTCGGAGAAGctgatgtttttttctgtttgtgcTTAGGTGTCCTGCCGTTTTCCTGTTTAATAACATTTCTTTGTTGCTCTCCTTGCGCCATGTTTTCTCGCTTTAGCTTTTGGCTTGATGAATCGGATAAGAATCTGAATCTGTTGGTCTTTCTTCTCTCGCAGCTCGGCAGTCTCTTACCAGGCCCAAGTCGTTTGTGTCCACCAGACTTTTGTCTCTGGAGGAGGCGCAGGCTCGCACCCAAGCACCTCTTCTCCTGCAGGGATCTCCTCGTGCTCTACAGAGCCAGTTTCACACTGTGCTCGACCTGTCTGCAGACAAGTGGGTTTCTTTGGAAAGACTAATGGCTCATTATTTATGAGTAATAAAtagttttaatatattttttgtttatcttTTAGAAGGAAAAGAGGCATGAAGGTCCGTAAGTCGGCAGGTGGGAGCTGGAAGACGTTCTTCGCCATTGGGAAACCAGGAGCGGCGGGCCGACGTAAGCCCGCTCGGATCACCTCTCTGTTTCAGCCTGCAACTTCTCACGCAGGTGTGTGACATGACATCCCACTCACTGTATACCGAACTTCACCTTAAACACAAGTCCTGGCGTCGGAAATAAACTTGAAAGATGTGTTGTTTGTGTGATTTAGGTTGTAGGGTGGACAGCGTGACTCTCAGGTCTGCGAAAAGTGAAGAGTCTCTGTCGTCTCAGCACAGTGGAGCAGGTACGGATGCTGCATGAAATGCTTAATTTGGTTTAACTAAGTCTAGCCAGTTGAAAGTCAAgcaggtttaaaataaaaaaaattattttaatacagTGAAATGAACTTAATTCCTCCTGCGTATTAAGAATGATGTACAATACTGTTGCTCTTTCAGGTCAAGGGAAGATGCAACGGTTACGTAGACCCCGCTCCAGCAGCGACGGCATCTCTCTGGCTGCTTCAGTCGATCCTCAGCTCCTTGTCCAGCGCTCCCCATCTAAAATCCATCCCAGTCGCTCTTACGACAGCCTGCTGCCTGAGGAGACCCGTGATGCTGATGAGGACGAGGAGGACGATGAAGAGGACGAGGAGGGTGTATACATGCTGCCAGATTTTTCCCAGGAACCATCCGCCTCATGGATGGCAGAAGATGTCATTGACTTCAGCCCCACATTCCTGGAAGATGGACCAATAGGATTGGGGAACACAAGCGCCACTCCGGGTGGCAGAGAGTCCCCTCCTGCAGCCGCACCCCCTCCGTATCGCTGTCTGAGCCATCAAGGCCACGCTCGCTCTGGCAGCCAGCGATCAATTACAGAAGATCCAGACTCTGTGCTCAACCAGTCAGAGGCAGCGGCCCGACGGAGTTTGATCCTGGCTGCGGCAGCTCCGCCTCAGCAAGTGTTTTGTCAGCACAGGCCACCTGCTGCCACTAATCCTCCTGCAAGCAGTGCCCAACAGGGTGAGTCAAACGTAAGCCCCTCCCAAAGCCAGATGCCAGCAGCTTCTGCTCCTCTCTCCCAGCCCCCTCAGGAGAGGCGTTCCTTTACACGTAAAGTCGTTCATGCACTTTCACCTAAAGCGCCAAAATCTCCCCCGCTGGACATCTCTGATCCAATAGCCATCAGTGTACCTGCCAAGGTGAGTTTCAGCATAATAAAAGTTGTGATGGTAGTTTAACTGTCATGATGTGTTTGAGacctacagattttttttacttttaaggtTCTGGAAATGATTGGAGGGCGAGCTGGCGAAATGCAAACTGGACCCCAGAGCAGTGGGCCGCCTCAGCCACCCCAGATGATATCTATGCTCCTGAGGTCATGTGACTTTCAGCTCACAGAGAGCTGCCAGCAGGAGCTCAGCAGTAAGTTGGGCCCCAGCATCAAGATCAAGGGCCCTAGTGAGTAAACTCTCTGATTGTGGCCTATTGCAGGGATTCACTTTTCTGATTATGCTGATATTCATATTTTTGACATGCACTTTAATATCATATTTCACCCAATTTTATCATTTAGTTTTGGCCATGTTAATTTACAGAACTAATTTTGCAGTAAATGAACACTTTACAATTGCAAAGTTATAATGAGAGAATTATTAGTCTAATAATAAATGCAGTACATTGTTTAAAGTAAAGACAATTCTTTTAATTTAGGTATCATGGGTCCATCTGGTGTTCCCCTTCTTTCACAACAACCCCCACCACCTCCTCCCAAAAACCCTGCACGCCTCATGGCTCTAGCCCTGGCTGAAAGTGCCAACAAGGCCCTTCGGCAAGGTGCCTCTCCCCCATACCGTCCCCGTCAAACTGGATCCTCTGAGACAGATGTTCGCTTCCAAAGGTCTCTTTCAGCTGATGCAGGTGTTCTGCTGTCTTCTGATCCGAATCAGATCTACTCCACTGTACGCCCTCTCTCAGTGTGGAAAACTGAGGGTGATGATGGTGAGGATGAAACTGAAGCTAAAAAGCCTGCAGACAAATCACAGGGTGTAGAGCAAAGGTCATCACCTGGACAGGACACTGGGACTCTCTCATCTGACAACTCAGACTCTGTGACATCCAATTCAGAGTTGTCAGCTGCAAGTTCCTCTGAGGACGATGAACGGACTCCAAGTCCCATCTATAAGAACGAGGAAACGATTTATTCAGCACAGCCCTCAAAATTCAGCCCACCATCCTCCAGTGATGCTGCCTTTCCTCAGAGAAAACCCCCAGCGTATGGGCGTCAGTTTTCAGCTCCACAGCTTCAACAGCAGAAATCAAACTCCCAGTCCAAGCCTGCCTTACAGCCAACCACTCAGCTCCTGCACTCCAAATCTGAGAGCTCTCCACTGGCCCAGGTACGAGCCTTTCAGCCCACCCGCCCTAAAGTACCACCCAAGCCACCTGATCTTGCTCCCCTGAGAGCTCCGCTCTCGCAGACAGATCGACACGATTACATGCGGCGCTCCCTGGATGCCAGCCGCATTCGGCGCTTGGTGGGGCCTGCTCAGGGGAACCAACCACTTTCCAGAGCTTTCTCTGAACGCATCAGCAGTACGTCTGATGCGCTGTCTCGTTATCATGCTGCCAGAATGGCCGGCCAAGCCTCCCAGATTGCACATGTTTCGCAACAGGCCCAGTCAAATCTGATCAGACCTGTTGTCCCCTCCTCTGAAGATCCATCCAAGATGGAGAACTTCTACTATGAAATCGGTGCTCCTGAGCATCCACAAGGGCCACCCAGCTATACTCGTCACAGCTATCAGAATATGAAGTTGGATCTAGAGGGCAACCTTCGTCTCTCAGACCCAGCCAATCAGAGGCCTGTTTCCCGGGGTCACCCCCCTCCATATAATGCCCAAGGTCCTGGTGGCGGAAGGGCTCCCCAGTTGTGGTCATCTGAGGCCACGCGAGTTTGGGCAGCAGCACACTCGCACTCTTTTTCCTTTTCCCATTCTCATTCTCACCATCGCTCTCATGACGGATCTTCAGGTCATCATCAGCACCCCCGGCCTCAACGACAGACATCTTCATCTGTCAGGCAGACTCGAAGTGAAGTGCATCCCATTTCTGCATCTGCTGCATTGGGTTCAGCAGGCATGGTACCCCTGTCTGTGCACCAGCGCAACCTGCATCACTCCCAGCGATCGTCTTCAGCAGACCACAACGCCTCTCAGCTTCACCCCTACTTTGAAAATGGGAAGGTATGTTATCGGTATTTCGAAGCATCTAGACCAGAAGACTTACCACTTCATCTGCACGCTGCATTGAAGCCACATCAAGCCCAGCAACCTCAGACCTCTCCCACGCAAGGACTCACGAAAGATCAGGCTGAGCCCGTTTATGTAAACTACCCGTACACAACTCCACCAGGAGCTGGGTCTAATGCAAAAGGTTGGGCCACCACCGACCTTGACGGAGATGATCATCGGGCTTCTGAGCCACTGGCACTACCATCAGAGCCACCACCCGATGAAAACCAGAAGCAATCACAACAAGAAAGTCCCACAGCTACCTTAGACAGTCCTGCTCCGAACGATGCGTCCACTGAACCAATCAATACAGCATCATCTGTCTCCACCATCACGCACTTCCGCAGCCGCTCAGATCCACAAAGTACCAGTACAGAGCCCGCTCACGTCCTCACGGGTAAGGATATTGCCTCCTTGCTGATTGAAAAGCTTGCTGAGGATGAAAGGGAGGGTCCTTCCGTGCCTGCCTCTTCGTCGTCGTCTTCCTCTCCACATATTGAGCACCCCCCAAATCCCTACCCCAGCCAACAGCAACAGCCACCACCTGCTTACAACATCTACACCCCAGGACCATCTCGAGGGCGCTTCGAAGGTCAGGCAGCTCCAGGACAAGGATCCGTAGCCTTCCATCGTCAGGACCCCATGCGGAGATCCTCCGGAGGCCAGTATAGACAAGCTTTTGATGTCATGCCATCTGGTGACCAAGTCCTTAAGTTTTACAGAAGCCAAGATTTTATTCCAGGTGCCCAGGGAGAAAGCACAACCCCTATACTTTATCCCCCAAGGCCATATTATCAGGACCCCCCATATCCCAACTGGAGTCCTCAGGGCCTTCCAGATGCTCCCCACACATGTACTCCACCTACAGTGGCCTTCTCAAATTTAGCCTTTGGGTCAACAAGAGGATTCGTGCCCCAGGCGGTGGCCAACCAGTTTAACCAGTACCCATACCAATTAGGCCCAGTGCTTCCGCAGTATCCCAACAC
Above is a window of Paramisgurnus dabryanus chromosome 13, PD_genome_1.1, whole genome shotgun sequence DNA encoding:
- the arhgap33 gene encoding uncharacterized protein arhgap33 isoform X6, translating into MSKRLSVVKGHFPKLVDCAHFHYENVDFGSIELQFANDQNDASWTSGSAKDLVFLVQVSCQGKTWMVRRSYEEFRTLDAHLHQCIYDRRYSQLLALPPLSEIGERVETFAPLLSEYLNRLSMIVDNKLNCGPVLSWMEIDNHGNRFLLKEEASLNVPAIAAAHVIKRYTAQASDEISIEVGDILSVIDMPPKDDTTWWRGKHGFQVGFFPSECVELINEKLPQSVSAPVSKQEVDGLSAKPGVTNTTDPSSPTSVSKKHGKLMGFLRTFMKSRPTKQKLKQRGILKERVFGCDLGEHLLNSGQDVPQVLKSCSEFIEKHGVVDGIYRHSGVSSNIQKLRHEFDSENVPDLTKDVYIQDIHCVGSLCKLYFRELPNPLLTYQLYDKFAECMGEMTDEERMVKVHDVIQQLPPPHYRTLEYLIKHLARLATCSVETNMHIKNLAIVWAPNLLRSKEIESAGLTGADPFKEVRIQSVVVEFLLGNVEVLFSDSFTSVGRFNAARQSLTRPKSFVSTRLLSLEEAQARTQAPLLLQGSPRALQSQFHTVLDLSADKRKRGMKVRKSAGGSWKTFFAIGKPGAAGRRKPARITSLFQPATSHAGCRVDSVTLRSAKSEESLSSQHSGAGQGKMQRLRRPRSSSDGISLAASVDPQLLVQRSPSKIHPSRSYDSLLPEETRDADEDEEDDEEDEEGVYMLPDFSQEPSASWMAEDVIDFSPTFLEDGPIGLGNTSATPGGRESPPAAAPPPYRCLSHQGHARSGSQRSITEDPDSVLNQSEAAARRSLILAAAAPPQQVFCQHRPPAATNPPASSAQQGESNVSPSQSQMPAASAPLSQPPQERRSFTRKVVHALSPKAPKSPPLDISDPIAISVPAKVLEMIGGRAGEMQTGPQSSGPPQPPQMISMLLRSCDFQLTESCQQELSSKLGPSIKIKGPSIMGPSGVPLLSQQPPPPPPKNPARLMALALAESANKALRQGASPPYRPRQTGSSETDVRFQRSLSADAGVLLSSDPNQIYSTVRPLSVWKTEGDDGEDETEAKKPADKSQGVEQRSSPGQDTGTLSSDNSDSVTSNSELSAASSSEDDERTPSPIYKNEETIYSAQPSKFSPPSSSDAAFPQRKPPAYGRQFSAPQLQQQKSNSQSKPALQPTTQLLHSKSESSPLAQVRAFQPTRPKVPPKPPDLAPLRAPLSQTDRHDYMRRSLDASRIRRLVGPAQGNQPLSRAFSERISSTSDALSRYHAARMAGQASQIAHVSQQAQSNLIRPVVPSSEDPSKMENFYYEIGAPEHPQGPPSYTRHSYQNMKLDLEGNLRLSDPANQRPVSRGHPPPYNAQGPGGGRAPQLWSSEATRVWAAAHSHSFSFSHSHSHHRSHDGSSGHHQHPRPQRQTSSSVRQTRSEVHPISASAALGSAGMVPLSVHQRNLHHSQRSSSADHNASQLHPYFENGKVCYRYFEASRPEDLPLHLHAALKPHQAQQPQTSPTQGLTKDQAEPVYVNYPYTTPPGAGSNAKGWATTDLDGDDHRASEPLALPSEPPPDENQKQSQQESPTATLDSPAPNDASTEPINTASSVSTITHFRSRSDPQSTSTEPAHVLTGKDIASLLIEKLAEDEREGPSVPASSSSSSSPHIEHPPNPYPSQQQQPPPAYNIYTPGPSRGRFEGQAAPGQGSVAFHRQDPMRRSSGGQYRQAFDVMPSGDQVLKFYRSQDFIPGAQGESTTPILYPPRPYYQDPPYPNWSPQGLPDAPHTCTPPTVAFSNLAFGSTRGFVPQAVANQFNQYPYQLGPVLPQYPNTPRQDIVLDPSLRPPGLRHPRGLIRQGSLPGPNWTIRTEGQTRSYC
- the arhgap33 gene encoding rho GTPase-activating protein 32 isoform X4; this translates as MWDVSLETRADPYTDLSRSLPPKLEIGMVARSTDNLDSSGEPGTRSVGTTANLKGKMSKRLSVVKGHFPKLVDCAHFHYENVDFGSIELQFANDQNDASWTSGSAKDLVFLVQVSCQGKTWMVRRSYEEFRTLDAHLHQCIYDRRYSQLLALPPLSEIGERVETFAPLLSEYLNRLSMIVDNKLNCGPVLSWMEIDNHGNRFLLKEEASLNVPAIAAAHVIKRYTAQASDEISIEVGDILSVIDMPPKDDTTWWRGKHGFQVGFFPSECVELINEKLPQSVSAPVSKQEVDGLSAKPGVTNTTDPSSPTSVSKKHGKLMGFLRTFMKSRPTKQKLKQRGILKERVFGCDLGEHLLNSGQDVPQVLKSCSEFIEKHGVVDGIYRHSGVSSNIQKLRHEFDSENVPDLTKDVYIQDIHCVGSLCKLYFRELPNPLLTYQLYDKFAECMGEMTDEERMVKVHDVIQQLPPPHYRTLEYLIKHLARLATCSVETNMHIKNLAIVWAPNLLRSKEIESAGLTGADPFKEVRIQSVVVEFLLGNVEVLFSDSFTSVGRFNAARQSLTRPKSFVSTRLLSLEEAQARTQAPLLLQGSPRALQSQFHTVLDLSADKRKRGMKVRKSAGGSWKTFFAIGKPGAAGRRKPARITSLFQPATSHAGCRVDSVTLRSAKSEESLSSQHSGAGQGKMQRLRRPRSSSDGISLAASVDPQLLVQRSPSKIHPSRSYDSLLPEETRDADEDEEDDEEDEEGVYMLPDFSQEPSASWMAEDVIDFSPTFLEDGPIGLGNTSATPGGRESPPAAAPPPYRCLSHQGHARSGSQRSITEDPDSVLNQSEAAARRSLILAAAAPPQQVFCQHRPPAATNPPASSAQQGESNVSPSQSQMPAASAPLSQPPQERRSFTRKVVHALSPKAPKSPPLDISDPIAISVPAKVLEMIGGRAGEMQTGPQSSGPPQPPQMISMLLRSCDFQLTESCQQELSSKLGPSIKIKGPSIMGPSGVPLLSQQPPPPPPKNPARLMALALAESANKALRQGASPPYRPRQTGSSETDVRFQRSLSADAGVLLSSDPNQIYSTVRPLSVWKTEGDDGEDETEAKKPADKSQGVEQRSSPGQDTGTLSSDNSDSVTSNSELSAASSSEDDERTPSPIYKNEETIYSAQPSKFSPPSSSDAAFPQRKPPAYGRQFSAPQLQQQKSNSQSKPALQPTTQLLHSKSESSPLAQVRAFQPTRPKVPPKPPDLAPLRAPLSQTDRHDYMRRSLDASRIRRLVGPAQGNQPLSRAFSERISSTSDALSRYHAARMAGQASQIAHVSQQAQSNLIRPVVPSSEDPSKMENFYYEIGAPEHPQGPPSYTRHSYQNMKLDLEGNLRLSDPANQRPVSRGHPPPYNAQGPGGGRAPQLWSSEATRVWAAAHSHSFSFSHSHSHHRSHDGSSGHHQHPRPQRQTSSSVRQTRSEVHPISASAALGSAGMVPLSVHQRNLHHSQRSSSADHNASQLHPYFENGKVCYRYFEASRPEDLPLHLHAALKPHQAQQPQTSPTQGLTKDQAEPVYVNYPYTTPPGAGSNAKGWATTDLDGDDHRASEPLALPSEPPPDENQKQSQQESPTATLDSPAPNDASTEPINTASSVSTITHFRSRSDPQSTSTEPAHVLTGKDIASLLIEKLAEDEREGPSVPASSSSSSSPHIEHPPNPYPSQQQQPPPAYNIYTPGPSRGRFEGQAAPGQGSVAFHRQDPMRRSSGGQYRQAFDVMPSGDQVLKFYRSQDFIPGAQGESTTPILYPPRPYYQDPPYPNWSPQGLPDAPHTCTPPTVAFSNLAFGSTRGFVPQAVANQFNQYPYQLGPVLPQYPNTPRQDIVLDPSLRPPGLRHPRGLIRQGSLPGPNWTIRTEGQTRSYC